Proteins from one Candida orthopsilosis Co 90-125, chromosome 2 draft sequence genomic window:
- a CDS encoding Stb5 transcription factor (transcription factor with zinc cluster DNA-binding motif) has protein sequence MSSPDSSVTKFRVKKFPVTDGNGNNFSHHQIEQISHEPVAKVTSCLRCRKLKKKCNKAKPECSNCDKAGEKCQYVPRKQRVTKKDKLKLKSEGPTTPHDILNPSSPSVPHHAIEHLSPAISDSSSYLTQQSDQMQTQPARLFHPQLHTNYSVPYANIEHNHSDLRSMTPANGQQHHHHQPEEQSQREIPSQDLNNEHGPQSFSTISTPPTTLNPIDARAPSFDAYPKQISKVLYGAVGIKTNSNVSIIPPIIDKVLLTRIMNAFFMHTYRICPVINKNEFLIKFNQMFKDDGDCVSLEEFEDQYELYMVLAIGGTHLERSGIIGREKRISEYFVSMALASVHNNISKNDIVSMKNLMLLALYSFFNPAEFIVWEIAGKLARMAIHLGLNQAVSKQESERLTARQIEMRTRLLWSVYTIDRLTSVTLGRPVALHDDDINVPLPQILDDEELDDITTYRLVIHLRQIEGQILRRVHSVNVHKQFQNKNQPEEELREQVLQELRNEIEEWHSKANELEHTTTRPKQSLAFRASIPWFTARYNHLLILLYRPSYLNPQPSQDKLDTLGKACLQTLSSTYKLFKSKSLPLNWTTLYRFLMVCTTILYCLCKWAIDLMESKTEICYCIEIFQAFGSDWVVAKKCAEVFKKIENKLLEITLTDGHTSDMDNLSKELLGASSSYHEILNVHSVDLCIDSQYMYGFES, from the coding sequence ATGCTGTCACCAGACTCTTCTGTAACAAAATTTAGAGTTAAAAAATTTCCAGTTACAGATGGAAATGGGAACAACTTTAgccatcatcaaattgaacaaattagTCACGAACCAGTCGCAAAGGTAACAAGTTGTTTGAGATGCAGAAAACTAAAGAAGAAATGTAACAAGGCTAAACCAGAGTGTTCAAATTGTGATAAAGCAGGTGAGAAATGTCAGTATGTCCCCAGAAAACAAAGAGTGACAAAGAAggataaattgaaacttaAACTGGAAGGACCAACGACCCCACATGACATACTCAATCCGTCGAGTCCAAGCGTGCCACACCATGCTATTGAGCATTTGAGTCCAGCAATACTGGACAGCCTGTCGTATCTTACTCAACAACTGGACCAAATGCAGACGCAACCAGCGAGATTATTTCACCCTCAACTCCACACAAACTACAGCGTGCCATATGCGAATATCGAGCATAATCATTCAGATTTGAGATCCATGACACCAGCTAATggacaacaacatcatcatcatcaaccagAAGAACAACTGCAAAGGGAAATCCCTTCGCAGGACCTTAACAACGAGCACGGCCCGCAATCATTCtccacaatttcaactccACCTACCACTCTAAACCCAATCGATGCTCGAGCTCCAAGCTTTGATGCATATCCAAAGCAGATTTCCAAGGTATTATACGGTGCAGTAGGAATCAAGACAAACTCCAATGTCAGTATAATACCACCCATAATTGACAAAGTCTTGCTTACACGAATCATGAATGCATTTTTCATGCACACGTACAGAATATGTCCTgtgatcaacaaaaacgAATTTCTCATCAAGTTTAATCAAATGTTTAAAGATGACGGTGACTGTGTGTCGTTGGAAGAGTTTGAAGACCAATATGAATTGTATATGGTGTTGGCAATTGGTGGTACGCATTTGGAAAGATCAGGTATCATCGGCAGGGAGAAGCGCATTTCGGAATACTTTGTCTCTATGGCGTTAGCAAGTGTACACAATAACATTTCCAAGAATGATATTGTCAGTATGAAGAATCTAATGTTACTAGCATTGtattcatttttcaaccCGGCTGAGTTTATTGTATGGGAAATTGCTGGAAAATTGGCAAGAATGGCTATCCATTTGGGATTGAATCAAGCTgtttcaaaacaagaatCAGAACGATTGACTGCCCGACAAATCGAAATGAGAACAAGACTTTTGTGGTCAGTTTATACAATTGATCGATTGACTTCGGTCACGTTAGGTAGGCCAGTGGCACTtcatgatgatgatattaaCGTTCCATTACCTCAGATTCTAgacgatgaagaattggatgataTTACAACTTACCGATTAGTGATCCATTTAAGACAAATTGAAGGACAAATTTTGCGAAGAGTTCATTCGGTGAATGTacataaacaatttcaaaataagAATCAACCCGAAGAAGAATTACGCGAGCAAGTCTTGCAAGAACTACGCAATGAAATTGAGGAATGGCACAGTAAGGCAAATGAGTTGGAACATACTACAACTAGACCGAAGCAATCATTAGCATTTAGAGCGCTGATACCGTGGTTTACTGCTAGATACAATCATTTACTTATTCTTCTTTACCGTCCTTCATACTTGAACCCACAACCACTGCAGGATAAGCTTGATACCTTGGGTAAAGCATGTTTGCAGACATTATCATCGACTTATAAATTATTCAAGTCGAAGTCCCTCCCGCTAAATTGGACCACGCTATACCGATTTCTCATGGTGTGCACTACAATCTTGTACTGCTTATGTAAATGggcaattgatttaatgGAGTCGAAAACGGAAATATGTTATTGCATAGAGATCTTCCAGGCGTTTGGAAGTGATTGGGTTGTAGCTAAAAAATGTGCCGAagttttcaagaaaattgaaaacaagttgTTGGAGATAACTTTAACTGATGGTCATACCAGTGATATGGacaatttgtcaaaagaACTTTTAGGAGCATCAAGCTCTTATCATGAGATATTAAACGTCCATTCCGTGGATCTTTGCATCGACAGTCAATACATGTATGGATTTGAGAGTTGA
- a CDS encoding Cta9 protein: MNLNKVINRRPSEINIHRTDQDTLVGNDQIKPNFIYSSDIPRKVASLIHSISKSRQKRISEECGNGCSEITVNIELNALVSRRSANLIALLQRNLISVVQKSGDSNVTQRQSYLYNIITSQKQNNLQPDVLRTKDVFVVTFKLIVSEFDYFGNFILEEDENFLLLQSCDPRGELVNEIKRYIKETFTILRNQCQNKAKNDGSHSDVSDSTLDCSEDDAMYLADEIGGAHIEPLVSNETLTDEFRRRFSDISDEEKGLKFRHTFLENINNLRHNDEDKELNVDGEQVLFHNETLKQPIKFSPLTPEDHIHLDDLIEVSYEETDKEYTDDFQVHRFSSSSPKKEFEDDDEIMKFSRKSSFQSPTKRRAVSRMSSSHSVSMINTDDKYGLPFAYNSDSAAVPSYIKQNKKFKFIKVGKVQKFVHLFEEQNQSEKK; the protein is encoded by the coding sequence atgaatttgaacaaagtaATCAATCGTCGGCCGTCAGAAATCAACATTCACCGAACAGATCAGGATACTTTGGTTGGTAATGATCAAATAAAACCAAACTTTATATATTCATCTGATATACCGAGAAAAGTTGCAAGTTTAATTCATTCCATATCAAAATCTCGACAGAAAAGAATCTCAGAGGAATGCGGTAATGGATGTAGTGAAATAACTGTCAATATTGAACTAAATGCGTTAGTTAGCCGACGTTCAGCTAACTTGATTGCGTTGTTGCAAAGAAACTTGATTTCGGTGGTTCAAAAAAGTGGTGACTCAAATGTCACACAGAGACAAAGTTATCTTTACAATATAATAACTAGTcagaaacaaaataacCTCCAGCCCGACGTTCTTCGAACAAAAGATGTGTTTGTTGTCACTTTTAAGCTAATTGTGTCCGAGTTTGATtattttggaaactttatacttgaagaagatgagaACTTCCTCCTACTACAGTCTTGTGATCCAAGAGGTGAATTGgtaaatgaaatcaaacgATACATCAAAGAAACATTCACGATTCTACGAAATCAATGCcaaaacaaagcaaaaaatGATGGTTCGCACTCTGATGTCAGTGATTCTACCCTAGATTGCAGCGAGGATGATGCGATGTACTTGGCAGATGAAATTGGAGGGGCTCATATTGAACCTTTGGTCTCGAATGAAACACTAACCGATGAATTCCGAAGAAGATTTAGCGATATaagtgatgaagagaagGGCTTAAAATTTAGACACacttttcttgaaaatatcaataATCTAAGACacaatgatgaagataagGAGTTGAATGTAGATGGGGAACAAGTTTTATTTCACAATGAGACACTAAAACAACctataaaattttcaccTTTAACTCCAGAAGATCATATACACCTTGACGACTTGATTGAGGTTTCATACGAGGAAACCGATAAGGAATATACGGATGACTTTCAAGTGCATAGGTTTTCGTCATCGTCTCCCAAAAAGgagtttgaagatgatgatgaaataaTGAAGTTTTCCCGTAAATCTTCCTTCCAATCACCAACTAAAAGGAGGGCAGTATCACGCATGTCGTCAAGTCATTCTGTGTCAATGATCAATACCGATGACAAATATGGGTTGCCATTTGCTTATAATTCGGATTCAGCTGCTGTTCCGTCATATATCAAgcaaaataaaaagttcaaatttatcaaagttgGCAAAGTGCAAAAATTCGTCCATTTGTTTGAAGAGCAGAATCAATCTGAAAAGAAATGA
- a CDS encoding Vps29 protein (S. cerevisiae homolog VPS29 has protein transporter activity, has role in retrograde transport, endosome to Golgi and localizes to endosome, retromer complex, inner shell), which translates to MLTLAIGDLFIPERAIDIPQKFKKLLAPNPQSIPTNNKINRVVCLGNILNSTSTLQFLNNISPKFELVKGEYDDANIILHQLQLIVDSQSKSPSRGANFAVKVPVHSRFVHDNLKIGFTSGSQIVPRGDPLALSALARELDVDVLIWGGTHRVEAYTLDGKFFVNPGSATGAFSFDWPEFEEQEEEEEEEEEEEDEEKVPEENVENATKDNEESKSGHEVETTTTNETNETKEPTNSKEEDREEPESSNEPKESKEAGDTDTEAFKKTLYEVTELNTNIPSFCILDTKGSTCILYIYTYSNNEVKVDKVTYNKE; encoded by the coding sequence ATGTTGACCCTTGCAATTGGCGACTTGTTCATCCCTGAAAGAGCTATAGATATCCCTCAGAAGTTCAAAAAGCTATTGGCTCCCAATCCACAAAGCATACCCACaaataacaaaatcaatcgCGTTGTATGTTTGGGCAATATTCTTAATTCAACATCGACACTACAATTTCTAAACAATATTTCACCAAAGTTTGAGCTTGTGAAAGGTGAATACGATGATGCTAATATAATATTACACCAGTTGCAATTGATTGTGGATTCGCAGTCAAAGTCACCATCAAGAGGAGCCAATTTTGCTGTAAAAGTCCCCGTACATAGCCGATTCGTACATGacaatttaaaaattggCTTCACTAGCGGGTCTCAGATTGTTCCACGAGGTGACCCATTGGCACTAAGTGCACTTGCAAGAGAGTTGGATGTGGATGTGTTGATATGGGGTGGAACACACAGAGTGGAGGCTTATACATTGGATGGTAAATTCTTTGTGAATCCAGGAAGCGCCACTGGTGCTTTCAGTTTTGATTGGcctgaatttgaagagcaagaagaggaagaagaggaagaagaggaagaagaggatgaagagAAGGTCCCTGAGGAGAATGTAGAGAATGCTACCAAAGATAATGAGGAAAGTAAAAGCGGGCACGAAGTAGAGACAACTACTACAAATGAGACCAATGAGACGAAGGAACCTACAAACTCAAAGGAAGAGGATAGAGAAGAACCAGAAAGTAGTAACGAACCTAAAGAAAGTAAAGAAGCAGGAGACACTGACACAGAAGCATTCAAGAAAACACTCTACGAAGTCACGGAGTTAAACACCAATATACCCTCATTCTGTATACTAGACACAAAGGGGTCCACCTGTATTCTTTACATCTACACATATTCCAACAACGAAGTCAAAGTCGATAAAGTTACATACAACAAAGAATAA
- a CDS encoding Aim9 protein (S. cerevisiae homolog AIM9 localizes to mitochondrion) has protein sequence MLDVILKGQTMMYVVLVTHPVHVTTFKFSKSFFHFSSFADSFSFCFITLYDMLSRIARNSLRGASISQNAAGISRITTVSRKFATASSNDNGATEVFTKLSDSKDPKRTPFFQYSWGSWLKDDKLMKKQRETVFSIEGLTTTLQDLNKLRGDSSELTAPKENKGSFVLQNNLTDDLIGPKSDKLIVKSIASIHEGKHHRIYKVTLSTGKELVLRIPYKIDSDAAIASKIKSEVATLDFLDLKLNLNVPKVVSYGVDFKNDVGSPFILQEFVEGDLLMKKWHPLDPDSKETEEKLKQVIDPIAKFQDDILEVTFNKFGSLYFYNDVAPTLQSQEPYNEEKDEKLLKRWRIGPSVEKQFTKDKNKLSQKTIDQYNGPWDASNPLQVMESVADIELENVKNKLAIVDADAGDVSDKQLLQDQIKTFEHLKTITPKLLNPQSKSIMNVEKLFEPKLYVPDLDPLNVIESKKGNYFIDFENTTIKPFILTSYPNFVSYHGTKVYNLEEDIPGFAEMDPAEKQQYEFMYYKTRNERLWEVELNKHRHDLIAVASPHLKVLKSPYLQALDLKTPKDYLYVEGSIVQLQAMWDAYVANELVNQDKNDSEFPIKYDEEFLDKHQSDLSDYQMETVSSPFSATGGWIPQDMFETLKNQGIIVETSNGDYKIETDKVLQNPPEEKTE, from the coding sequence ATGTTAGATGTAATATTAAAGGGACAAACTATGATGTATGTAGTCTTGGTAACTCATCCTGTTCACGTGACTACTTTTAAATTTTCTAAATCCTTTTTCCACTTTTCGTCATTTGCCGattctttctctttctgCTTCATTACCCTCTACGACATGCTATCTAGAATTGCAAGAAACAGTTTAAGAGGAGCATCAATTTCCCAGAATGCTGCCGGCATTTCCCGAATTACAACGGTGTCGAGAAAATTTGCTACTGCTTCCTCCAATGACAATGGAGCAACAGAAgttttcaccaaattgtCCGACTCCAAAGATCCTAAAAGAACACCATTTTTCCAATATAGTTGGGGTTCATGGTTAAAAGATGACAAGTTAATGAAAAAGCAACGTGAAACTGTATTTTCGATTGAAGGGTTGACAACTACTCTtcaagatttgaataaattgagaGGTGATTCGAGTGAGTTGACTGCACCAAAGGAAAATAAAGGGTCATTTGTATTGCAGAATAACTTGACTGATGATTTAATTGGTCCTAAATCTGACAAGCTCATTgttaaatcaattgcttcCATCCACGAGGGAAAACATCATAGAATATATAAAGTGACATTGTCAACTGGTAAGGAGTTAGTATTGAGAATTCCTTACAAGATCGATTCTGATGCGGCAATTGCTTCCAAGATTAAGAGTGAAGTTGCCACTTTGGACTTCTTggatttgaagttgaactTGAATGTTCCAAAAGTCGTCTCGTATGGTGTGGATTTTAAGAATGACGTTGGGTCTCCATTCATCTTGCAAGAATTCGTTGAAGGTGATTTATTAATGAAAAAATGGCACCCTTTAGACCCAGATTCAAAAGAGACggaagaaaaattgaaacaagtaATTGACCCAATTGCCAAGTTTCAAGATGATATACTTGAGGTgacattcaacaaattcgGTTCATTGTACTTTTACAATGACGTTGCACCAACACTACAATCTCAAGAACCATACAATGAggaaaaagatgaaaagttATTAAAGAGGTGGAGAATTGGACCAAGTGTTGAGAAACAATTTACCAAGGATAAGAACAAGTTGTCACAAAAGACCATCGATCAATACAATGGACCTTGGGATGCTTCTAATCCATTACAAGTTATGGAGTCAGTGGCTGATATTGAGTTGGAAAACGTCAAGAATAAACTCgccattgttgatgctgatgcAGGTGATGTTTCCGATAAGCAACTCTTacaagatcaaatcaaaacttttgaacATTTGAAGACAATTACTCCTAAGTTGTTGAACCCTCAATCAAAATCTATAAtgaatgttgaaaaattattcGAACCTAAATTGTATGTACCGGACTTGGATCCATTGAATGTAATCGAATCAAAAAAAGGCAACTATTTTattgactttgaaaatACCACAATCAAGCCATTCATATTGACAAGTTACCcgaattttgtttcttacCATGGAACCAAAGTATACAACTTAGAAGAAGACATTCCCGGATTTGCCGAGATGGATCCTGCCGAAAAGCAACAATATGAATTTATGTACTACAAGACAAGAAATGAGAGACTTTGGGAAGTCGAGTTAAATAAACATAGACATGACTTGATTGCAGTTGCATCTCCacatttgaaagttttgaaatcaccTTACTTGCAAGCTCTCGACTTGAAGACACCAAAGGATTACCTTTATGTTGAAGGTTCAATTGTCCAATTACAAGCAATGTGGGATGCCTATGTTGCCAATGAACTTGTCAATCAAGACAAAAATGATTCAGAATTTCCAATCAAgtatgatgaagaatttttgGATAAACACCAACTGGACTTGAGTGATTACCAAATGGAAACTGTCTCTAGTCCATTCAGCGCTACTGGTGGTTGGATTCCTCAAGATATGTTTGAAACCTTGAAGAACCAAGGTATCATTGTTGAGACAAGTAATGGTGATTACAAGATCGAAACTGACAAGGTATTGCAAAACCCACCAGAAGAGAAAACTGAATAG
- a CDS encoding Trs20 protein (S. cerevisiae homolog TRS20 has Rab guanyl-nucleotide exchange factor activity, has role in ER to Golgi vesicle-mediated transport and localizes to TRAPP complex), protein MSSYYFAMIGTRDNPLYEAEFSSFKNASSLSASPGSTSSVIAGASQQLPGKSQFTASTKELLPFIANASLDIIEEQMWSTQVLNLGKIDQFYGINISAYLTQGSIKFVLCYDSNKDENSIRQFFQDVNELYVKILMNPFYNVNDAILVPEFDYKVKLLAKKYL, encoded by the coding sequence ATGTCGTCTTATTATTTTGCTATGATTGGGACCCGCGATAATCCCTTGTACGAAGCTGAGTTTTCGTCATTCAAGAATGCTTCATCATTATCTGCTTCTCCCggatcaacatcatcagtCATTGCAGGCGCATCACAACAACTTCCAGGAAAATCTCAATTCACAGCTTCTACTAAAGAATTACTACCGTTTATTGCTAATGCTAGTCTTGATATCATTGAAGAACAAATGTGGTCAACACAGGTTTTGAATTTAGgtaaaattgatcaattttatGGGATTAATATCAGTGCTTATTTAACTCAAGGAAGTATCAAATTTGTACTTTGTTATGATTCAAACAAGGATGAGAATAGTATACGACAGTTTTTCCAAGATGTTAATGAACTTTATGTCAAGATTTTAATGAACCCATTCTATAATGTTAATGATGCGATACTAGTTCCAGAATTTGATTACAAAGTAAAACTACTAGCTAAAAAGTATTTATAA
- a CDS encoding Fmo1 protein (S. cerevisiae homolog FMO1 has role protein folding and localizes to endoplasmic reticulum membrane), which translates to MTKIQPLFNRIAIIGGGPAGLAAAKALALEPVDFAAIDVFERRDHLGGLWYHNGNKSLIHPHVPSVDPSVGEIADKNASAPDLYFSAIYKFMETNISHWLMSYRDVSFPSGTFTFPERKKVLKYIQEYIGTIPHEKVNTRINSNVTRVEKVGHVWEIDVENDDETVSCLEYDAVIISNGHFNKPFIPDVEGLSEWNENIPNSILHSKYFESPNTYRGKRVLVIGNAASGVDISTQISTVAEQVYVSVRDLDKIGFQNDLIEYLGLIEKYDWKNRSVVTESGHKYTNIDVVIFCTGYFYSMPFLRNDVIREGSQVYDIYKQIFNIYDPSLTFVCLLKNIIPMPLSESQSALIARYYSGRYELPNQEERQKSYEKDLAEKGTGSKFHVYGYPQDVEYYRHLQELIDKQGLRTPGLVAPIWDEQLAHERSISAELKNKRLQQLVEHVKKLRSEGRDFELLQ; encoded by the coding sequence atgacaaaaaTTCAACCGTTATTCAATAGAATTGCTATAATCGGAGGAGGCCCAGCTGGCCTTGCTGCCGCTAAAGCACTTGCTTTGGAACCAGTTGATTTCGCAGCGATTGATGTATTCGAAAGAAGAGATCACTTGGGTGGTTTGTGGTATCACAATGGTAACAAGTCTTTAATTCATCCTCATGTTCCAAGTGTTGATCCATCTGTCGGTGAGATTGCTGATAAGAATGCCAGTGCACCTGACTTGTATTTTTCAGCAATTTACAAGTTTATGGAAACAAACATTAGTCACTGGTTGATGCTGTATCGTGATGTTTCGTTCCCTTCAGGGACGTTCACTTTCCCAGAAAGGAAAAAGGTGTTGAAGTATATCCAAGAGTACATCGGTACCATACCTCATGAAAAGGTAAACACTCGGATAAACTCCAATGTGACGCgtgttgaaaaagtggGTCACGTGTGGGAGATTGATGTGGAAAATGATGACGAAACTGTGTCGTGTTTAGAGTATGACGCTGTGATTATTTCCAATGGTCATTTCAATAAACCATTTATTCCCGATGTGGAAGGTTTGTCTGAGTGGAATGAAAATATTCCAAATTCCATCCTCCATTCGAAGTATTTTGAATCACCGAATACTTATAGAGGGAAAAGGGTGTTAGTAATTGGCAACGCAGCCAGTGGTGTTGACATATCAACTCAAATCAGCACAGTTGCGGAACAGGTTTATGTTTCAGTTAGAGATTTGGATAAAATCggttttcaaaatgatttgattgagtaCCTTGGTTTAATTGAGAAATATGACTGGAAGAATAGATCAGTCGTTACTGAGTCGGGTCATAAATATACCAATATTGACGTTGTTATTTTCTGCACTGGTTATTTCTACAGTATGCCGTTTTTGCGCAATGATGTGATTAGAGAAGGATCTCAGGTGTATGATATATACAAACAGATCTTCAATATTTACGATCCATCACTCACCTTTGTTTGCTTATTGAAGAATATCATTCCTATGCCCTTGTCTGAATCACAATCCGCATTGATTGCCAGATATTACAGTGGGCGATATGAACTCCCAAATCAAGAAGAGAGACAAAAATCATACGAAAAGGATTTGGCTGAAAAGGGAACAGGGTCAAAATTTCACGTTTATGGATACCCTCAGGATGTAGAGTATTATCGACACTTACAAGAATTAATTGATAAACAGGGATTAAGAACTCCTGGGTTGGTTGCACCAATTTGGGATGAACAATTAGCCCATGAACGTCTGATCTCTGCAGAATTAAAGAATAAAAGGCTACAGCAACTTGTTGAGCATGTGAAAAAGTTAAGATCCGAAGGAAGGGACTTTGAATTGCTACAATGA
- a CDS encoding Hbr1 protein (involved in regulation of MTL gene expression in C. albicans), which translates to MPESRRNIPNIIITGTPGCGKSSHSQSLVDQLNRGFAKETTIKFKHFDVSAFAKEKECLESYDKKLDTHVVDEDKLLDELEPELEKGGAIVDWHCCEIFPERLIDLVVVLRTDNSKLHERLTKRNYKDNKIQENLDCEIMEVILTEARESYIPEIVIELRSDKAEDLDENVDRISAWVENWIKDHPRGVTNELQTVDGEANDSDEDDEDDEDNEDGELVTSGEDEGSYIPDNEEDSDDALASYHESEDPATVEEGLTEQQKYDLEQKEQDDVEVLNEEDEETNDTANTKRMFQSRIYVDYVFFRCY; encoded by the coding sequence ATGCCAGAGTCTAGAAGAAACATTCCCAATATCATTATTACTGGTACCCCAGGTTGTGGTAAATCATCGCATTCACAATCGCTAGTCGATCAGCTAAATAGAGGATTTGCCAAAGAGACAACCATAAAGTTTAAACATTTCGATGTAAGTGCctttgcaaaagaaaaagaatgtCTTGAATCATACGATAAGAAACTCGATACCCATGTTGTTGACGAGGATAAACTATTGGATGAATTAGAACCGGAACTAGAAAAAGGTGGTGCTATTGTAGATTGGCATTGTTGTGAAATATTTCCTGAACGATTGATTGATCTCGTTGTTGTATTACGAACAGACAATTCGAAACTACATGAAAGGTTaacaaagagaaattaTAAGGATAATAAAATTCAGGAGAATTTGGATTGCGAGATAATGGAAGTGATTTTGACTGAGGCAAGAGAGAGTTATATACCGGAGATTGTAATTGAATTGAGAAGTGATAAAGCTGAggatttggatgaaaatgtCGATAGGATTAGCGCGTGGGTTGAAAATTGGATCAAAGATCATCCAAGAGGAGTCACTAATGAATTGCAGACGGTCGATGGCGAAGCTAACGATAGTGACGAAGATGACGAAGATGACGAAGATAACGAAGATGGTGAGTTAGTGACTAGTGGCGAAGATGAAGGTTCGTATATACCagataatgaagaagacTCAGATGATGCTCTTGCTAGCTACCATGAATCAGAGGATCCTGCTACAGTTGAAGAAGGGCTCACggaacaacaaaagtatGATCTTGAACAGAAAGAGCAAGATGATGTAGAAGTACTcaatgaagaggatgaagaaacaaatgatACGGCGAACACCAAGAGGATGTTTCAGAGTAGGATATACGTTGATTATGTATTTTTTAGATGTTATTAA